The proteins below come from a single Magallana gigas chromosome 10, xbMagGiga1.1, whole genome shotgun sequence genomic window:
- the LOC105346066 gene encoding LOW QUALITY PROTEIN: lanC-like protein 2 (The sequence of the model RefSeq protein was modified relative to this genomic sequence to represent the inferred CDS: inserted 2 bases in 2 codons; deleted 2 bases in 1 codon) gives MIYMYNGLRTGRANASDDRNYDVYSGTAGYALLYLHLYEINPDKGDHSYLHKPLDFIKGPIDNLKEQKAGFLCGDSGPYALAVVIYSLLGDAQNYQKYLKKLIDMTERVIWARLFFFPAGDQLSNGRMGLLYSLLFIQRKLGEDTIRKDRIFKIVDITLDSGNHLAKEQKWKHPLMFFTHEIYDLGAKHGMAGILYMLLTVKEPSLEKKIYDLVKHSCFMMSLQFTSGNCPMAMCWEAKKLKHPGDKIVRWSQGAPGWIYIYVQQQQDQVTEYLEAAKRCAEVIWKRGILQNGYSLSDGTAGNAYAFLAMYKLTKXESLLHRAIKFAEWCCDFGEHGCPKPEXPCSLFKGLAGVIYFLSDILNPETACFPAFDFT, from the exons atgatctacatgtacaatggacttag AACTGGAAGAGCAAACGCCAGCGATGACAGAAATTACGATGTGTACTCCGGAACTGCAG GTTATGCCCTACTTTACTTGCATCTCTATGAAATCAATCCTGACAAGGGAGACCACTCGTATCTACACAAGCCACTGGATTTTATCAAGGGACCCATTGATAACTTGAAGGAACAAAAAGCTGGCTTCCTCTGTGGAGATTCTGGCCCATATGCCCTTGCTGTTGTCATATACTCACTTCTTGGTGATGCccaaaattaccaaaaatatctgaaaaa ATTAATTGACATGACTGAAAGAGTCATATGGGCACGTCTCTTTTTTTTCCCGGCGGGGGATCAACTTTCAAATGGCAGAATGGGACTTCTGTATTCTCTGTTGTTTATTCAAAGAAAACTGGGAGAAGATACCATTAGAAAAGATCGAATTTTTAAG atAGTGGATATAACTTTAGATTCAGGAAACCATCTAGCCAAAGAAcagaaatggaagcatcctttgATGTTCTTTACCCATGAAATTTATGACCTTGGGGCAAAGCATGGAATGGCTGGCATCCTATATATGCTCCTGACA GTCAAGGAACCCtctcttgagaagaagatttatgaCCTTGTGAAG CACAGTTGTTTCATGATGTCCCTTCAGTTCACCTCGGGAAATTGTCCAATGGCAATGTGTTGGGAAGCTAAAAAGTTAAAACACCCAGGAGACAAAATAGTTCGTTGGAGTCAGGGGGCCCCCGgctggatatatatatatgttcag CAACAACAAGACCAAGTAACCGAGTACCTAGAAGCCGCCAAGCGGTGTGCAGAGGTGATATGGAAACGCGGGATCCTCCAGAATGGTTACAGCTTGAGCGATGGCACCGCAGGAAATGCCTATGCATTCCTAGCCATGTATAAACTGACAA AAGAATCTCTACTACACAGGGCTATCAAG TTTGCAGAATGGTGCTGTGACTTTGGTGAACATGGCTGTCCAAAGCCTG TTCCATGCTCTCTTTTTAAAG GTTTGGCTggagttatatattttttgtctgATATCCTCAATCCAGAAACGGCATGTTTCCCAGCTTTTGATTTCACATGA
- the LOC117680386 gene encoding uncharacterized protein, which produces MDGIVKSIMSVEISLVELLKVFTCMLAGIYTGCSVYASVIEAPSRSNLPLHSLWEQWSGSFTRAAKVIPVMSLCMAASSGGVFYLSPASDELRNLWLAPVAFSLFSFVYTIIVMRPEIKILLEKDVITKKGNQWVREAVERWISRHYIRAVLVWVAFVLVLFATVKS; this is translated from the exons ATGGATGGTATTGTTAAAAGTATCATGAGTGTGGAGATATCCCTCGTGGAACTCTTAAAGGTTTTCACGTGCATGTTAGCGGGAATTTACACGGGCTGCAGTGTGTATGCCTCAGTTATAGAGGCCCCCAGTCGATCCAACCTCCCCCTGCATTCTCTGTGGGAACAATGGTCCGGCAGCTTCACCAGGGCAGCCAAAGTTATC CCTGTGATGTCGCTGTGTATGGCAGCGTCCTCTGGAGGCGTGTTCTACCTAAGCCCCGCCTCTGATGAGCTGCGGAATCTTTGGCTGGCTCCAGTGGCCTTCTCTCTCTTCTCGTTTGTCTATACCATTATCGTCATGCGTCCGGAAATTAAGATTCTGTtggagaaagatgtcattacaAAGAAAG GGAATCAGTGGGTGAGGGAGGCCGTGGAACGCTGGATCTCCCGTCATTACATCCGGGCAGTCCTCGTCTGGGTCGCATTTGTGCTGGTTCTCTTCGCTACTGTGAAATCCTAA